TCGGCCGGCCGGATGCTGGGGCTGTCCATCTTCGCCCCGGCCGCCGGCGAGGTCATCGAAGACTTGCTGGAACCCGTTGCCGGGCTGCAGATCTCCGAGCGCGAGGTGCGGCCCGAGGACGTCGGGCTGGCCCCGTCCCGGTTGCAGGCGCGCGGGGAGATCGTGCTGACCGTCATCCGCAACGGGGTATCGCACCGCTTCGACTCCGGCGGGGTCAAGGTGTTCCAGCCCGGCGATCGGATCGTGGTGATCAAGGCGAACGCCGATCAACCGGAGGCGCTGAGCCGGCGCTCCCGGACCCGGCGCGCCGTCGAGCCGGACCGCAGCGGGCTGGCCGACCGGTCCCGGCTGCCTCCGGGCACCGAATCCGGCGGGTCGCGGGAGTCCCGAGAAGGCAGCCCGGGCACTCCGGCGGCGAACCGACCACCGATTCGCGACCTACGCTGATCTGTTGACGGGCCCGCCGATCCGAACGGATCAGGGCGGGCGAGACGACGCGGAAGGAACATCGCGGATGACGGCGAACGGGACCGAACTGCAACCGGACCTGGGCCCGACCTCGGAGTCCGATCTGGCCGAGGCGGCCCGGCAGGTGGCCGACAATCCGGACGTCCAGGACGCGCTGCAGTCGGTGGTCGAGCTGGCCATGGCCTCCTGCGAGTGCTTCGGGGCCAGCGTCACCCTGGTCGGCGTGGCCGGCGGGGCGGAGACCACGGCCACGTCGGCCCAGATCATCGAGCAGGCGGACAACCTGCAGTACGACTTCGACGAGGGCCCCTGCCTGAGTGCGGCGGAGACCGGCGGGGTGTTCCTGATCGTGGACACCCGCACCGATCCCCGGTGGCCGGTCTGGGGGCCCGCCGTGGCCGAGATGGGGCTGGGCAGCGTGCTCAGCATCCACCTGTTCACCGACACGCGAGTGCTCGGGGCGCTGAACCTGTACTACGAATCGATCACCGACTTCAGCGACGACGAGGTGGAGACCGCGCGCATTGTCGCCGCCCACGCGTCGGTCGCGCTGGCCCGGTTGCGGTCCGAACGCGACCTGTGGCGGGCCATCGATTCCCGGCACCTGATCGGGCAGGCCCAGGGCATCTTGATGGAGCGGCTCAAGCTCAGCCCGGAGAAGGCGTTCGCCGTGCTCCGACGCCACTCGCAGCAGAGCAACATCAAGCTGCACGAGGTGGCGGCCACACTGGTCCGCACCGGGCAGCTGCCCTCCTGAAGAGGGGCAGCCACCCGGGGTGGGTCAGCGTTCCACGCAGGACGCCAGCTTCTCGGTGATGGAGCGCAGCCAGCGCGAGACCTGCATCTGGCTCACCCCGATCTCGCGGCCGATCCGGGACTGCGACCAGCCGTTGTCGAACCGCATGTGGACCACGTCCCGCTCGCGATCGGTCAGGGCGTCGAGCAGCCGCTCGACCGTCGCCCGGTCCTCCACCCGCCGCAGCTCGGCGTCCTCCTCGCCCCAGCTCAGCGCCAGCGCCAGGCCGGGGCCCTGCTCCTCGTCCAGCGAGCGCGGCCGGCAGCACGCGGCCGCCGCCCGGGCCTCGTCGATGTCGGTCACCGTGGCCCCGGTGGCCTTGGCCAGCTCGGCGTCCGAGGGCGCGCGACCGTCCTGATGCCGCTGCGACTGCTCGGCCTCGCTGATCGCGGCCCGCAGCTCCTGGATCCGCCGGGGCGGGCGAACCAGCCACGAGTGATCGCGGAAGTAACGCTTGATCTCACCGACGATGGTCGGCACCGCGAACTGCAGGAAATCGTCACTGCGGCCCGGCCGCCAGCGCTGCACGGCCTTGATCAGACCCATGTAGGCCAGCTGCTCGAGGTCGCTGCGCTCCACCCCGCGGCCGGAGTAGCGGGCGGCCAGCGAGCGGGCCACCGGGATGTACTCGGTGACCACCTGCTGCTGGCACCGGCGCAATTCGTCCGGGTCGGTGCAGCCGGCGGTGTACTCGAGCAGTTCGCGCACCCGGCGGGCCCGGTCTCCGGTCGGCGCGGCGGCGATGGTGTGCCCCGAAGCCGGCCGCCGGGCCGGCTCGACCGGCTCGACCAAGCCGACGGACTCGACCGGCTCAACGGACTCGACCGGCTCGACCGGCGCGGGCACCAGGGTGAGGGTGGGAATGGTGGGGGAAGAAGGCGTCAGATCGACGACGTCCAGGACAGCAGTCACGAGGAACTCCCGGCATGTCTGGGATTGTTCCTGGCGCCTCTGCTGGACCAGTAACTCCACTAGATCACACCAGCGGCGTGCTTTCAACGCCGAGGGGGGACAAACCGAACAACACTGCGTCACGTTCCGATGACGGTCCGCGCTCTGCGCTACCGTGTTGCCTCCCGCGGTTGCCTCCCGCGGTTGACTTCCGCGGTTGACTTCCGCGGATGCCCCGCGCGCGAACCCCTGGAGATGCGATGGCCGAGCCAACCGCGCCGAGCGACCGGTCCGATCCGGCCGGCGCCCGGACCCTGGTCCTGATGCGGCACGCTGCGGCCGGCAGCGCGGTCCGCGACCACGACCGGCCGCTCACCCCGGACGGGGTGCGGGCGGCCACCGCGGCCGGGCAGTGGCTGCGCGGCCACCTGCCCGCGGTCGACGTCGTGGTCTGCTCCACCGCGGCCCGCACCCGGCAGACGCTGGCCGCGACCGGCATCAGCGCCCAAGTCCGGTACCGCGACGAGCTCTACGGCGGCGGGGTCGACGAGATCCTGGCCGAGGTGGCCGCGGTCCCGGCCGACGCGAGCACCGTGCTGGTGGTCGGGCACGCCCCGACCATCCCGGCCACCGGCTGGGAGCTGGTCCGGCAGTCCCTGCTGAACCGGGACGCGGACCCCTCTTCGGGCGCCGGCGACGAGCTGCGGCACTTCGCCGCCGGCACGTTCGCGGTGCTGAGCACCACCGGGGCCTGGGCCGATCTGGCGCAGGCCGGCGCCGAACTGCAGCTCGTGCAGCATCCGGTCGCCTGACCTGACCGGCCTGGAACCCGAACCCGGCCCCGAGCCCCGGTCGAGGGGCGGACCGGGAGTCGCCCTCAGCCGGCGTCGCGAATGCGGACCAGCGCGGCCACCAGCTCGTCGAACAGGGCCGGACCGGCGACCAGGATGCCGGGCTGGCCGGCGATCGGCGCCGTCCGGGTCAGGTGTGCACCCGCCTCCTGCGCGATCAGCCCTCCGGCGGCGACGTCCCAGGCCTTGACGCCTTCCTCGAAGTAGGCGTCCACCGATCCGGACGCCACGGCGCACAGATCCAGGGCGGCCGAGCCGATCCGCCGGATGTCGCGGACCTGGGGCAGCAGCCGGGCAATCATCGCGCCCTGCTGCCGCCGGATGTCCGGGTCGTAGCCGAAGCCGGTGGCCAGCAGCGCCCGGTTCATCGGGACCGGGTCGTTGACCCGCAACGGTTGCCCGTCGACGCTCGCCCCGACCCCGCGGACGGCGTGGAACGTCCGCTTGGTCACCGGGTTGTGCACGACGCCGACCAGGGCCCCGTGTTCGTCCTCGGCGGCGATGCTCACCGCGAAGTTGTCCAGCTCGTAGAGGTAATTGACCGTGCCGTCCAACGGGTCGATCACCCAGCGGATGCCCGACGTGGATGCCCGGTCGGCGCCCTCCTCGCCGAGCAGCCCGTCGTCAGGACGCTCCGAGGTGATGAGCTTGACCAGGGTCGACTCGGAGCACCGATCGGCGTCCGAGACCGGGTCGGTCGCCGACGATTTCGTGCTCAGCCCCTCCACCTTGCCGTAGCGGTTGAGCAGTTCCCGGCCGGCGGCGCGGGCGCCGCGCATCGCCAGGTCCAGGAGGCGGGCAGGGTCGACGGCCGTGTCCGGGGCAGGAGACATGGCGCCCATCCTGCCCGGCCGGCGATGATCACCTCGTGCCACCTCCGCGGCGCGCCGCACTACCCTGCCCGTCATGGATCTCCGCATCTTCACCGAGCCCCAGCAGGGCGCCAGCCACGCTGATCTGCTGGCCGTCGCGCAGGCCACCCGAGCGGGTGGATTCTCCGCCTTCTTCCGCTCCGACCACGTGCTGGCGATGGGCGGGGCCGGCTTGCCCGGCCCCTCGGATTCCTACGTCAACCTGGCCGCGATCGCGGCCCTGGTGCCGGACATCCGGCTGGGCACGCTGGTCACCTCGGCCACCTTCCGGCACCCGTCGATGACCGCGCTGGCCGCCGCGTCGGTCGACGACATCTCCGGTGGGCGACTGGAACTCGGCCTGGGCACGGGCTGGTTCGAGGCCGAGCACCGGGCCTACGGCCTGGACTTCGGCGACTCGTTCGGGGAGCGGTTCGACCGGTTGACCGAGCAGCTGAAGATCATCACCGGGATGTGGGCGACCCCGGTCGGCCAGACCTTCAGCCACACCGGCCGGCACTACACGATCACCGACTCGCCCGCCCTGCCCAAGCCGCAGCAGCGCGATGCGCAGGGCCGGGCCCACCTGCCGATCATCATCGGCGGCCACGGACCGAAGCGGACCCCGGCGCTGGCCGCCCGCTTCGCCGACGAGTTCAACGTCGGCTTTTCCGACCTGGACACGACGACCACCCAGCTCGGCCGGGTCCGCGCGGCCTGCGCGGCGGCCGGCCGGGATCCCGGGTCGCTGGTCTACTCGATCGCCCACCCGATGTTCGTCGGCACCGACGACGCGCAGGTCGCCCGCCGCGCCGCCGCCGCGGGTCGCTCGCCGGAGCAGGCCCGGGAAAGCCCGCTGGCCGGCACCGTCGATCAGGTGGTGGACACCCTGGCCACCTGGGCCGCGGCCGGCGTGCAGCGGGTCTACCTGCAGGTCCTGGACCTGGCCGACCTGGACCATCTGGCCCTGGTCGCCGAACAGGTGCTGCCGGCGGTGCGGGAGTTCTGAGCCGGCCGGTCAGACCGGGCCGGCCAGGCCTTCGATCACCTCGGCGCCGGTCAGTTCGACCAGCAGGGCCGCGTCCAGCACGATCTTGGAGCCGCGGATGCCGGAGCCGATGACCACCGGCCCGGCGGCCGCGACCGCGGCGTCGATCAGCACCGGCCAGCCGGCGGGCAGGCCGATCGGGGTGATCCCGCCGTACTCCATCCCGGTCAGGCTGACCGCGTCGGCCATCGCCGCGAACGACACCTTGCGCACGTCCAGCCGGCGTCGCACCACCCCGTTGACGTCCGCCCGGGTGGTGGCCAGGATCACCGCGGCCCCCCAGCGCTGCTCGCCCGCCCGTTTGCCGGCGACGACGACACAGTTCGCCGACGCGGCCGGCGAGACCTGGTAGGCCGCGCAGAACGCGGCAGTGTCCGCCAGCTCGGGGTCGATGGGCGCGACCGCGACCCCGCCGGCCCGGGCGTCGGCGGCCAGCGCGGCGGCCACCGGCGGGGCCAGCAGGTCGGTCCGTTCCAGCGCCGGGGTGGTGCTCAGCGTGCCCAGGGTGCGCAACGGCGTCATGCCGACACCCTGCCACCGGGGTGCACCGGCCCGGCCGGCGACCCGGAGCGGGGGAATCGATCGGGGACAATGGTCCGGTGCATCTCCCGTCCACCCTCACCCCAGCGAGCGCGACGACCGCGCAGCCGGCGCCGAGCCCGGCGCCGGCTGCCGGCACGCTGCAGATCGGTCCGTATCCCGTCTGGCCGCCGGTCGTGCTGGCGCCGATGGCCGGCGTCACCAACGCTCCGTTCCGCTCCCTGTGCCGTGAGTTCGGTGCGGGGCTGTACGTCTGCGAGATGATCACCACCCGGGCGCTGGTGGCCGGCGACCCGAAGTCACGGGCGATGATGCGCTTCGAACCGGACGAGCACCCGCGCTCGGTGCAGCTCTACGGGGTCGACCCGGTGGTGGTCGGGCAGGCCGTGCGCCTGGTCGTCGAGCAGGACCTGGCCGACCACATCGACCTGAACTTCGGCTGCCCGGTGCCCAAGGTCACCCGCAAGGGCGGCGGTTCGGCCATCCCCTACAAGCGGCGGCTGTTCGAGTCGATCGTCCGGTCGGCCGTCGACCAGGCCACCCCGCACGGGGTTCCGGTCACCGTCAAGATGCGCATCGGCATCGACTCCGACCACATCACCTACCTGGACGCCGGCCGGATCGCCGAGGACGCCGGGGTGGCCGCGGTCGCCCTGCACGCCCGGACGGCGATCCAGCACTACTCGGGACAGGCGGACTGGGAGACGATCGGCCGGCTCAAGCAGGCGGTCACCTCGGTGCCGGTGCTGGGCAACGGCGACATCTTCGCCGCCTCCGACGCGCTGACCATGATGGCGATGACCGGCTGCGACGGCGTCGTCGTCGGCCGCGGCTGCCAGGGCCGGCCGTGGCTGTTCGCCGAGCTGGCCGCCGCCTTCGACGGCCGGCCCGCCCCGACCCCGCCGGACCTGCGCGCGGTGGCCGAGGTGATGCGCCGGCACGCGGTGCTGCTGGTCGCCGAGATGGGCGCCGACCGCGGCATCCGGGAGCTGCGCAAGCACACGGCCTGGTACCTGCGCGGGTTCGCCGTCGGTTCGCAGGTCCGCCGCGAGCTCGGCATGGTCGCCAGCCTGACCGAGCTCGACGAGCTGATCGGTCAGCTCGACCTCGACCAGCCCTATCCGCAGGCCGCCGAGGGACCCCGCGGCCGGCAGGGCACGCCGCAGCGGCGGGTCGCGCTGCCGCACGGCTGGCTGGACGACCCGGAATCGGCGGCCGTCCCGCATGAGGCCGAACTGGACGACGGTGGCGGCTGAGGCGGCTGGTGGTAGTGCCGCGCGGGTCCGGGGGGCCCGCGCCGCGCTGGTCGGGGCGTTGCTGCTCGCGCTCACCGCCGTGACCGGGTGTCAGGCCGATGCCGGCACCACCGACACCTCCGGCACCCGGGCGGCGCCGGACCCCGCGGCCGACACCGCCGTGCGAGCGACGATCGAGGCGTTCAACGCCGCGGCCGCCGCCGGCCCGGCCGACCAGCAGCACCGCCTGGCCGACCTGGTCGAGCCCGATCGCGCCGCGGAGGTGCAGAACTGCCCGGCGGCCACGTCGACGGTGCGCTTCGAACCGGTCTACGCAGGGCTGCGCGCGGCCGGCGCCCCCGAGCCAGCGGGCCAGACGGCGGCGGACGCCGCGGCCCAGAGCTACCTGCTGCCGGCGCTCATTCGGATCTACTCCGGCGAGCGCGTCACCGGCACCGATCTGACCACGCTGCACCTGGTGGTGCGGCCGGCGCCCGTAGGCGGCGATTCTGAGGCGTACCTCACACCCTTCTGTGTGAATTGAACCCGACCCCGCCTATTGCGTCATTCAGGGGAACGCGGCCGGGAAAGCAGTAAGCCGATCGTCGCATTCGCGTGAATGAGTGGCCCACGTCAGCCGGATGACACATCGCCGGCGATATGGCGACAACCGTCCGTACGATGGACAATCGCTGAAACCTCGTCCGGCGTCGGCCCAGACGGCAGCGAAGCAGACAGCGATGTGCGACAAGGAGGTCACGTGAGCAAGCCCCGGCGAGCGACCAACCAGCTTGACCGCCGGCGAGCCTCACGGACCGCAGGTCACGGGCCCGTCCGGCGCAGGGCGACGACGTGACCCACAGCGCGTCCCCGGGCCCCGAGAAGTCGCCCACCTCCGCGGCCCCCGCACCCCATCCGCACCACGTCTGGCTCAATGTCGGACGGGTCGCGGTGGCCCTGCTGGCCGTCCTGGTGCTGGCCGCCACCGGCCTGGAATGGACCATCAAGTCCCGGGCCGATTCGGGCATTCTTTCCCGCAGCGTCCAGGCGATCGTCACCGACGACACCAATATCTCCACCGCCCCGGGGACCACGGTCGCGCCCGGCGAATTCACCCCCGAGAACATCCTGCTGCTCGGTTCGGATACCCGGGCCGGAGCGGCTAACGCGCAGGCCGGCGGCACCGACGACAGCACCGCCGACGGGGTGGCCAACTCGGACACCCTGATGATCGCGCACATCAGCAGCGACCGGCACGTCACCGTGCTGTCCATCCCCCGCGACACCATGGTCGACGCGCCCACCTGCAGGGTCTGGGACGGGGCCACCGGGCAGCTCAGCGACCAGACCTACCCGGTCAGCTCGGGCGACAAGTGGCACATCAACTCGGCCTACTCGGTCGGTGGCCCGCAGTGCACCGTCCGCGCGGTCCAGGACCTGACCGGGCTGCGGATCGACCGGGTGATCGGCATCGACTTCGCCGGGTTCCAGAGCATGGTCGACGCCCTGGGCGGCATCACCGTGAACGTCTGCCGGCCGATCGTCGACGGTGAGCTGGGCACCGTGGTGCCCGACGGCGGCGTGCAGACCATCCATGGCGAGCAGGCGTTGAGCCTGGTCCGGGCCCGCAAGGTGGAGGGCGACACCGACTCCGACCTGGCCCGGATCCGCCGGCAGCAGATCGTGCTGTCCGCGATCCTGCAGCAGGTCACCAGCGCCGGCACCCTGCTCAACCCGGCCAAGCTGGACGCGTTCCTGCAGGCGTTCGTGCAGAACACCTTCACCGACAACGTCACCATCGACGACCTGGTCGCGCTGGCCCAGTCGATGGGCAACCTGGACCCGAGCAAGGTCACCTTCTACACCCTGCCCACGGTGCCCAGCCGGTCCAACCCGGACGCCCTTGACCCCGACGAGGACGCCGCCAACGCCGTCTTCGAGGCGCTGCGCAACGACCAGCCGCTGCCCGGTGAGTCCGGCTCGACGACCTCCACCGCGCCCAGTACCCCGGCGGTGCCCGAACCGTCCGCCGGCGCGGTCGGCGGCCTGGCCACCGGCACCACTGTCGACCCGGCCACGGTGAACCTGACCGTGGTCAACGTGACCGGCCGCAGCGGCGTCGCCGGCCAGGCGATGGACGAGCTCAACAACGTCGGCTTCGACATCACCGACGACGACCTGCAGGCCCGGCCGGACGACGTCCAGTCCGCGGTCACCATCGAGTACGACCCGACCAACCTCAACGCCGCCCTCACCGTGGCCGCCGCCGTGCCGGGAGCCACCGTGGTCCCGGTCAGTGGCCTGGGCAAGTCGGTGCGGTTGCTGCTCGGCGAGGACTACGACGGATCGGTGTCGCCGGTGAAGGCGAAGGCGAGTGTGACCGCGACCATGGGTTCGGCCACCAGCACCCCGACCGCGAGCGACGATCAGGACTCCGCCCAGAGCACCGCCCCGTCCCTGACCACCCCGCTGACCTCGATCAATGCCGGCGAGGCGCTCTGCGCCTGAGCGGCCCGGCCGGCCCGATTCCGGGGTGAGTGACCCGCGCGGCGGCCATTCCTTCCCCGGCGTTCATCGCGAGTTCACTCTTCGCGTACCGACCGACCGCGTAACCGACATATTCTGACGATCATGCGCGAGGGTTATCATCTGCGGCTGGCCGAACTCGGTGAGCACGGTTCGTCCATGTGCCAGGTCGCCAGCGATGCGCTGCGCGACGCCACCCAGGCCCTGCTCGACGCCGACCTGGCGCTGGCCGAACGGGTCATCGCCTCGGACGTGCAGCTCGACGACATGCGGGCCAACGCCGAGAAGGTCGCGGTGGAGCTGCTGGCCCTGGAGGCCCCGGTGGCCCGGGACCTGCGGATCGTGGTGTCGGCGCTGTGGATCGTGGCCGACCTGCAGCGGATGGGCGCCCTGGCCATCCACGTGGCCAAGGCCGCCCGCCGGCGACATCCCGCGCACGTCATCCCGGCCGATGTGCGGCCGATCGTCGAGCGGATGGGCCGCGTCGGGGTGCACCTGGCCGACCAGGCCGGCGTCGTGCTGCGCACCCGGGACGTCGAGCTGGCCCGCCAGCTCGAGATCGAGGACGACCTGATGGACGACCTGCAGCGCGACCTGTACAACTCGCTGCTCGCCCCGACCTGGCGGCACGGCGTCGCCCCGGCCGTGGACATCTCGCTGCTGGCCCGCTTCTACGAGCGATTCGCCGACCACGCGGTCTCCATCGCCCGCCGCACCGTGTACCTGGTGACCGGCGAGAACGTCGGCGGCGACACCACCCCCGCCTTCGCCTCCCGCGACTAGCCCCACCGCCCCACCCCACCCCGCGCCCCTGCGCGGGCCTGCCCCAACGCGCCCTCGTCCCGCGCGGATCATCTACGCCGGCGCGGATCAACTCACCCCGTTTGTGACGGATGAGACGCAAGTCGACGACTTCATCCGCGCGGCTGCCCACATCGGATCCGCGCGGATCAAGGTGCACCGGATGTGACGGATGGGGCAGGAGTCGCCTTCTTCATCCGCGCTGGGGAAGTTGATCCGCGCGGGAAAAGGGGCCGCGCCGGGGCAGTTGATCCGCGCGGGAAAAGGGGGCGACGGCGGAGTCGCTCCGCGCGGGAAAGGGGCGACGACGGCGGAGTTGCTCCGCGCGGGAAAAGGGGCGGGGACGCGGAACGGGCGCGCCTGGAGCCAGGCGCGCCCGTCGGACTGCGGCGCGGATCAGCCGAAGCGGCCGGAGATGTAGTCCTCGGTGGCCTTGACCTTCGGGTTGGAGAAGATCGTGGCGGTGTCGTCGTACTCGATCAACCGGCCCGGCTGGCCCACGCCGGCGAGGTTGAAGAACGCGGTGCGGTCCGAGACCCGGGCCGCCTGCTGCATGTTGTGGGTGACGATGACGATCGTGTAGCGGGTCTTGAGCTCGCTGATCAGGTCCTCGATGGCCAGGGTCGAGATGGGGTCCAGGGCCGAGCAGGGCTCGTCCATCAGCAGCACCGACGGCTCGACGGCGATGGCCCGGGCGATGCACAGCCGCTGCTGCTGGCCACCGGACAGGCCCGCACCCGGCCGGTTCAGCCGCTGCTTGACCTCTTCCCACAGGTTCGCACCCTTGAGCGAGCGCTCGACGATGTCGTCCATCGTCGACTTGTTCTTCTTGGTGCCCGCGATCTTGTAGCCGGCGATCACGTTGTCGTAGATCGACATGGTCGGGAACGGGTTCGGCTTCTGGAACACCATGCCGACGGTCCGGCGAACGTTCACCGGGTCGACCCCGGGCCCGTACAGGTCCTCGCCGTCCAGCAGCACCTTGCCGGAGACCCGGCCGCCGGGGATCACCTCGTGCATCCGGTTCAGCACCCGCAGGAAGGTCGACTTGCCGCAGCCGGACGGGCCGATGAACGCGGTCACCGACAGCGGGGCGATGTTGATCGAGGCGTCCTGCACGGCAAGGAAGTCGCCGTAGAACACGTTGACGTCTTCGACGTCGATGCGCTTGGCCATATCGATGGACTCCTGGAACTAGCTGGTCTTGGGCTTGGCGAGGCGGGCGAGCAGCCGGGCGCCGACGTTGAGGATCAGCACCAGCAACACCAGGGTCAGCGCGGCGCCCCAGGCCCGCGCCTCGGTCAGGTCGTTGGAGGTGGTGCCGGAGCGCTTGCCGAGCTGGTCCCACACCATCATCGGCAGGGTGGCCTGGTCGCCGGAGAACGGATTGAAGTTGATCGACGCGGTGTACCCGGTGAGCAGGATCAGCGGCGCGGTCTCCCCGGCCACCCGGGCGATCGCCAGCAGCGAGGACGTGATCAGGCCGGACATCGCGGTGGGCAGCACGACCTTCAGCACCGTCCGCCACTTGGGCACGCCCAGCGCGTACGACGCGTCGCGCAGGTCGCGGGGCACCAGCTTGAGCATCTCCTCGGACGCCCGGACGGACACCGGCACCATCAGGATCGCCAGCGCCAACGCCCCGGCGGCACCGAACGGCCGCATGCCGAAACCCAGCAGCAGGAAGGTGTAGACGAACAGGCCGGCGACGATGGAGGGCACGCCGGTCATCACGTCGACGAAGAACGTGACGATCCGGGCGAACGTGCCGCGACCGTATTCGACCAGGTAGATGGCCGTGAAGATGCCGATGGGCAGGGCGATGATCGCGGCGATCGCCACCTGCTGCAGGGTGCCGATCAACGCGTGGTAAACGCCGCCGCCGTCCATCCGGCTGGTCACGCCGTTCATCGACCGCAGGAAGAAGTCGGCCGAGAACACCGAGAAGCCCTTGACCCCGATGTAGGTCAGGATCAGCACCAGCGGCACGATCGCGGCCAGGAACGAGGCGTAGATCAGCGTGGTGGCGAACCGGTTCTTGGCCTGCCGGCGGCCCTCGATGCCGATCGACCAGGCCGTGAGCACGATGACGAACAGCGCCGCGGCGGCCAGCACGGTGGTCGCCCAGCCGGTCCAGTCCAGCAGGGTGCGCAGCAGCACGGCCAGCCCCATCGCGGCCACCGCGCTGCCATAGGGCGCCCAGGACGGCAGCCGCGCCCCGACCAGCTCGGAGCGGATGGACCCCGGCGAGGCCGGGGCGGTCGCCACACTCATGTGAACTCCTTGCGTCGCGCGATGACGATGCGGGCCGCGGTGTTGACGACCAGGGTGATGACGAACAGGAACAGGCCGGCCGCGATCAGCGCGGCAATGGCCACCGGCGAGCCGCCGGCCTCGCCGAACTTCAGGGCAATGGTCGAGGCGAAGGTGTCGCCGCCGGGCTCGGTGAGGTGCCAGTTGATCCGGAAACCGGAGTTGAGCACCAGGGCCACCGCAATGGTCTCGCCGAGGGCCCGGCCCAGGCCGAGCATGGCCGCCGAGATGATGCCGGCGCGCCCGAAGGGCAGCACCGCCGTGCGGATCATCTCCCACTTGGTGGCGCCGAGGGCCCAGGCCGCGTCCACGGTCTCCCGCGGGACCTGCAGGAACACCTCCCGGCAGACCGCCGACACGATCGGGATGATCATGATGGCGAGCACGATGCCGGCGATCAGCAGGGATTTGCCGAACTGGTCGACGCTGGTCGCGGTGGTGTTGTTGAACAGCGGGATCCAGCCGAAGTACTCGCTGAGCCAGGCCTGGAATCCCTTGGTCTGCGGGATCAGGAAGTACAGCCCCCACATGCCGAAGACCAGCGACGGCACGGCCGCCAGCAGGTCCACGATCGCGCCCAGGGTGGTGGCGGCCCGGCGGGTCGCGTAGTGCGAGATGAACAGGGCGATGCCGATGGCGACGGGGACGCCGACGAGCATCGCGATGAACGCCGAGGCCACCGTGCCGAAGAACACCGCGGCCATGCCGAAGACCGGCGGGCTGCCCTGCGGGTTCCAGGTCTGGGTGGTGAACAGGCTCCCCGAGTTGCCGGTGAACGCCGGGATCGCCTTCCAGACCAGGAAGATGGCGATCGCCGCCATCACGATCAGCAGGATCGCCCCGGACCCGGCGGCGAGCCCCTTGAACACGCGGTCGCCCCAGCGCACCGTCCGACCCGAGATGCCCGCCTCCGGGCGCCCGTCGGGCAGGATCGTGCCGGGGGCGTCGATTGTGTCCGCGCTGTCCGGTTCCGGGCGCCCGATCAGCGGGTTCGCTCCGGGCACCCCCTGCGCGGCTATCTCGAACGGATCGTCCGTTCGCGAGTCGTCTCCGGCCGTCTGAACCATCGCTCCTCGACTTGATGTTGGTTCCGGGTGTCCACGGGCATCGGTGCGATGCCCGTGGACCGGGCGCCGGTGGCCCACCCCGGATCGGCCGTGGCCGCCGGGGTGGGCCGCC
This genomic window from Nakamurella multipartita DSM 44233 contains:
- a CDS encoding GAF and ANTAR domain-containing protein; amino-acid sequence: MTANGTELQPDLGPTSESDLAEAARQVADNPDVQDALQSVVELAMASCECFGASVTLVGVAGGAETTATSAQIIEQADNLQYDFDEGPCLSAAETGGVFLIVDTRTDPRWPVWGPAVAEMGLGSVLSIHLFTDTRVLGALNLYYESITDFSDDEVETARIVAAHASVALARLRSERDLWRAIDSRHLIGQAQGILMERLKLSPEKAFAVLRRHSQQSNIKLHEVAATLVRTGQLPS
- a CDS encoding sigma-70 family RNA polymerase sigma factor, whose protein sequence is MTAVLDVVDLTPSSPTIPTLTLVPAPVEPVESVEPVESVGLVEPVEPARRPASGHTIAAAPTGDRARRVRELLEYTAGCTDPDELRRCQQQVVTEYIPVARSLAARYSGRGVERSDLEQLAYMGLIKAVQRWRPGRSDDFLQFAVPTIVGEIKRYFRDHSWLVRPPRRIQELRAAISEAEQSQRHQDGRAPSDAELAKATGATVTDIDEARAAAACCRPRSLDEEQGPGLALALSWGEEDAELRRVEDRATVERLLDALTDRERDVVHMRFDNGWSQSRIGREIGVSQMQVSRWLRSITEKLASCVER
- a CDS encoding SixA phosphatase family protein is translated as MAEPTAPSDRSDPAGARTLVLMRHAAAGSAVRDHDRPLTPDGVRAATAAGQWLRGHLPAVDVVVCSTAARTRQTLAATGISAQVRYRDELYGGGVDEILAEVAAVPADASTVLVVGHAPTIPATGWELVRQSLLNRDADPSSGAGDELRHFAAGTFAVLSTTGAWADLAQAGAELQLVQHPVA
- a CDS encoding inositol monophosphatase family protein, producing MSPAPDTAVDPARLLDLAMRGARAAGRELLNRYGKVEGLSTKSSATDPVSDADRCSESTLVKLITSERPDDGLLGEEGADRASTSGIRWVIDPLDGTVNYLYELDNFAVSIAAEDEHGALVGVVHNPVTKRTFHAVRGVGASVDGQPLRVNDPVPMNRALLATGFGYDPDIRRQQGAMIARLLPQVRDIRRIGSAALDLCAVASGSVDAYFEEGVKAWDVAAGGLIAQEAGAHLTRTAPIAGQPGILVAGPALFDELVAALVRIRDAG
- a CDS encoding LLM class F420-dependent oxidoreductase, with the translated sequence MDLRIFTEPQQGASHADLLAVAQATRAGGFSAFFRSDHVLAMGGAGLPGPSDSYVNLAAIAALVPDIRLGTLVTSATFRHPSMTALAAASVDDISGGRLELGLGTGWFEAEHRAYGLDFGDSFGERFDRLTEQLKIITGMWATPVGQTFSHTGRHYTITDSPALPKPQQRDAQGRAHLPIIIGGHGPKRTPALAARFADEFNVGFSDLDTTTTQLGRVRAACAAAGRDPGSLVYSIAHPMFVGTDDAQVARRAAAAGRSPEQARESPLAGTVDQVVDTLATWAAAGVQRVYLQVLDLADLDHLALVAEQVLPAVREF
- a CDS encoding YbaK/EbsC family protein, whose product is MTPLRTLGTLSTTPALERTDLLAPPVAAALAADARAGGVAVAPIDPELADTAAFCAAYQVSPAASANCVVVAGKRAGEQRWGAAVILATTRADVNGVVRRRLDVRKVSFAAMADAVSLTGMEYGGITPIGLPAGWPVLIDAAVAAAGPVVIGSGIRGSKIVLDAALLVELTGAEVIEGLAGPV
- the dusB gene encoding tRNA dihydrouridine synthase DusB; amino-acid sequence: MHLPSTLTPASATTAQPAPSPAPAAGTLQIGPYPVWPPVVLAPMAGVTNAPFRSLCREFGAGLYVCEMITTRALVAGDPKSRAMMRFEPDEHPRSVQLYGVDPVVVGQAVRLVVEQDLADHIDLNFGCPVPKVTRKGGGSAIPYKRRLFESIVRSAVDQATPHGVPVTVKMRIGIDSDHITYLDAGRIAEDAGVAAVALHARTAIQHYSGQADWETIGRLKQAVTSVPVLGNGDIFAASDALTMMAMTGCDGVVVGRGCQGRPWLFAELAAAFDGRPAPTPPDLRAVAEVMRRHAVLLVAEMGADRGIRELRKHTAWYLRGFAVGSQVRRELGMVASLTELDELIGQLDLDQPYPQAAEGPRGRQGTPQRRVALPHGWLDDPESAAVPHEAELDDGGG